Proteins encoded by one window of Mailhella massiliensis:
- the obgE gene encoding GTPase ObgE yields the protein MKFVDEATIQVKAGKGGNGCVSFRREKFVAKGGPDGGNGGDGGNVYAIASNRLYSLYDFRLKRIYEAPNGQGGMGSQCDGHKGEDLIIELPAGTQLYERTGEGEVLFADVSDTEKPVLLAAGGRGGKGNEHFKSSTMRAPRFAQKGEPGEEKTFRLELKILADAGLLGLPNAGKSTFLSRVSAARPKIADYPFTTLTPNLGVLIDDCDPDRRMVIADIPGLIEGAHEGQGLGDRFLRHVERTRFLVHILSVEDVDPEAENPWEGFDLINDELSLFDPELARRRQIEVVNKIDLRTPEELEVLKARAAADGRDILFISAKEEIGIEELVERMWKLRDELDFNDPFVHYQEEVVVDEEFPDIEVIWTRE from the coding sequence ATGAAATTTGTGGATGAGGCCACCATTCAGGTGAAGGCCGGCAAGGGCGGCAACGGCTGCGTTTCCTTCCGCCGCGAAAAGTTTGTTGCCAAGGGCGGCCCGGACGGCGGCAACGGTGGCGACGGAGGCAATGTTTATGCCATTGCCTCCAACAGGCTTTACAGCCTGTACGATTTTCGCCTGAAGCGCATTTATGAGGCCCCCAACGGGCAGGGCGGCATGGGCAGCCAGTGCGACGGGCACAAGGGCGAGGATCTTATCATCGAACTGCCCGCCGGTACGCAGCTTTATGAACGTACGGGCGAGGGCGAAGTGCTCTTTGCCGACGTGTCCGATACGGAAAAGCCCGTGCTTCTCGCAGCCGGAGGCCGCGGCGGCAAGGGCAACGAACATTTCAAGTCCTCCACCATGCGTGCCCCGCGTTTTGCGCAGAAGGGGGAACCCGGCGAGGAGAAGACCTTCCGCCTTGAACTGAAGATTCTGGCCGACGCCGGTCTTCTGGGCCTGCCCAATGCGGGCAAGTCCACCTTCCTTTCCCGCGTGTCCGCCGCGCGACCCAAGATAGCGGATTATCCCTTCACTACGCTGACGCCCAACCTCGGCGTGCTCATCGACGACTGCGACCCCGACCGCCGCATGGTCATTGCCGATATTCCCGGCCTCATCGAAGGCGCGCATGAAGGGCAGGGCCTGGGCGACCGTTTCCTGCGTCATGTGGAGCGCACGCGTTTTCTCGTGCATATTCTCAGTGTGGAAGATGTGGACCCCGAGGCGGAAAATCCGTGGGAAGGCTTCGACCTCATCAACGACGAACTTTCTCTCTTCGACCCGGAGCTTGCCAGACGCCGCCAGATAGAGGTGGTGAACAAGATAGACCTGCGCACCCCCGAGGAACTCGAAGTGCTCAAGGCCCGCGCTGCCGCGGACGGCAGGGACATTCTTTTCATTTCCGCCAAAGAGGAAATCGGCATCGAGGAGCTGGTGGAGCGCATGTGGAAACTGCGCGATGAGCTGGACTTCAACGATCCGTTCGTGCACTATCAGGAAGAAGTGGTGGTGGATGAAGAATTCCCCGACATTGAAGTGATATGGACGCGCGAATAA
- the rpmA gene encoding 50S ribosomal protein L27, producing MAHKKAGGSSRNGRDSEGQRRGVKRFGGQHVLAGNIIVRQLGTVVYPGANVGMGRDYTLFAKCDGVVKFEKFYRKRRVHKRVSIVPAEAAA from the coding sequence ATGGCACATAAAAAAGCAGGCGGCAGCTCCCGCAACGGTCGTGACAGTGAAGGTCAGCGCAGAGGCGTGAAGCGCTTCGGCGGCCAGCATGTTCTTGCCGGCAACATCATTGTTCGTCAGCTCGGCACCGTGGTGTATCCCGGCGCCAACGTCGGCATGGGCCGCGACTACACCCTTTTCGCCAAGTGCGACGGCGTGGTGAAGTTTGAAAAGTTCTACCGCAAGCGTCGCGTGCACAAGCGCGTGAGCATCGTTCCCGCCGAAGCTGCGGCGTAA
- the rplU gene encoding 50S ribosomal protein L21, whose protein sequence is MYAIVEVLGKQYRVQEGNKVVVDLMNAEKDSEVSLDRVLMIGGESTKIGTPVVEGAKVTAKVVDHILGDKVVVFKHKRRKAERRTQGHRQEYTVLTVTGIVA, encoded by the coding sequence ATGTACGCTATTGTTGAAGTGCTCGGCAAGCAGTACCGCGTTCAGGAAGGCAACAAGGTTGTTGTCGACCTCATGAACGCTGAAAAGGACAGCGAAGTGTCCCTCGACCGCGTGCTCATGATCGGCGGCGAAAGCACCAAGATCGGCACCCCCGTCGTGGAAGGCGCCAAGGTGACCGCCAAGGTCGTCGATCACATCCTCGGCGACAAGGTCGTGGTGTTCAAGCACAAGCGCCGCAAGGCCGAACGCCGCACTCAGGGCCATCGTCAGGAATACACCGTTCTTACTGTTACCGGTATCGTCGCCTAA
- a CDS encoding YkvA family protein: MTEHDEQGRAVVEPELVTDEKYRRAYSEEAFHTKLLRFAGTLGKEGLRSALILYYTLRRRDLPGKTRAIILGALGYFILPADIIPDIIPAFGFTDDIGILAAALAAVAAYVDDEARARADAALERWLAKAEKVLRG; encoded by the coding sequence ATGACGGAACACGACGAACAGGGCCGCGCCGTGGTGGAGCCGGAACTTGTCACCGATGAGAAATACCGGCGCGCCTATTCCGAAGAGGCGTTTCACACCAAGCTGCTGCGCTTTGCCGGAACTCTGGGCAAGGAAGGCCTGCGTTCCGCACTGATTCTTTACTATACCCTCCGGCGCAGGGATCTGCCGGGAAAGACGCGAGCCATCATTCTCGGCGCGCTGGGGTATTTCATTCTTCCGGCCGACATCATCCCCGACATCATTCCCGCTTTCGGTTTTACCGACGATATAGGCATACTGGCGGCGGCGCTTGCCGCCGTGGCCGCCTATGTGGACGACGAGGCCCGGGCCCGGGCCGATGCCGCCCTTGAGCGCTGGCTGGCGAAGGCGGAGAAGGTTCTTCGCGGTTAG
- the groL gene encoding chaperonin GroEL (60 kDa chaperone family; promotes refolding of misfolded polypeptides especially under stressful conditions; forms two stacked rings of heptamers to form a barrel-shaped 14mer; ends can be capped by GroES; misfolded proteins enter the barrel where they are refolded when GroES binds): MSAKEILFDAKARERLALGVDKLANAVKVTLGPKGRNVLIEKAYGAPVITKDGVTVAKEVELEDKFENMGAQLVREVASKTNDAAGDGTTTATVLAQAIYREGVKLVAAGRNPMPIKRGIDKAVAAITAELGNIAKPTRDQKEIAQVGTISANSDATIGNIIAEAMSKVGKEGVITVEEAKGLETTLETVEGMQFDRGYLSPYFVTDAEKLVCELENPFILLQEKKISGMKEMLPVLEQVAKMNRPLLIIAEDVEGEALATLVVNKLRGTLQVAAVKAPGFGDRRKAMLQDIAILTGGTVASEEMGVKLENFTLANLGTAKRVRIDKDNTTIVDGAGESADIKARVAQIRAQIAEATSDYDREKLQERLAKLVGGVAVIKVGAATETEMKEKKDRVEDALNATRAAVAEGIVPGGGTAYIRCIPALDDIEASEEEMAGVNIIRRAVEEPLRQIAANAGFEGSVVVEKVREGKDGFGFNAATGEYEDLLAAGIIDPKQVSRFALQHASSVAALLLTTECAIAELPKPEPAAPAAPMGGGMGGMY, encoded by the coding sequence ATGTCTGCTAAAGAGATTCTCTTCGACGCCAAGGCCCGCGAACGTCTGGCCCTTGGCGTGGACAAGCTTGCCAACGCCGTGAAGGTGACCCTCGGCCCCAAGGGCCGCAACGTGCTCATTGAAAAGGCCTACGGCGCTCCCGTCATCACCAAGGACGGCGTGACCGTCGCCAAGGAAGTCGAACTGGAAGACAAGTTCGAAAACATGGGCGCCCAGCTCGTCCGCGAAGTGGCCTCCAAGACCAACGACGCCGCCGGCGACGGTACCACCACCGCCACCGTTCTGGCTCAGGCCATCTACCGTGAAGGCGTGAAGCTCGTGGCCGCCGGCCGCAACCCCATGCCCATCAAGCGCGGCATCGACAAGGCCGTGGCCGCCATCACCGCTGAGCTCGGCAACATTGCCAAGCCCACCCGCGACCAGAAGGAAATCGCCCAGGTCGGCACCATTTCCGCCAACTCCGACGCCACCATCGGCAACATCATTGCCGAAGCCATGAGCAAGGTCGGCAAGGAAGGCGTCATCACCGTGGAAGAAGCCAAGGGCCTCGAAACCACGCTGGAAACCGTGGAAGGTATGCAGTTCGACCGCGGCTACCTCTCCCCCTATTTCGTCACCGACGCCGAAAAGCTGGTGTGCGAGCTTGAGAACCCCTTCATCCTTCTGCAGGAAAAGAAGATCTCCGGCATGAAGGAAATGCTGCCCGTCCTCGAACAGGTGGCCAAGATGAACCGTCCTCTGCTTATCATCGCCGAAGATGTGGAAGGCGAAGCCCTTGCCACCCTCGTGGTGAACAAGCTGCGCGGCACCCTGCAGGTTGCGGCCGTCAAGGCTCCCGGCTTCGGTGACCGCCGCAAGGCCATGCTCCAGGATATCGCCATCCTCACCGGCGGCACCGTGGCTTCCGAAGAAATGGGCGTGAAGCTTGAAAACTTCACCCTCGCCAACCTCGGCACCGCCAAGCGCGTGCGCATCGACAAGGACAACACCACCATCGTCGACGGCGCCGGCGAATCCGCCGACATCAAGGCCCGCGTCGCTCAGATCCGTGCCCAGATCGCCGAAGCCACTTCCGACTACGACCGTGAAAAGCTCCAGGAACGTCTGGCCAAGCTGGTCGGCGGCGTTGCCGTGATCAAGGTCGGTGCCGCCACCGAAACCGAAATGAAGGAAAAGAAGGACCGCGTCGAGGACGCCCTCAACGCCACCCGCGCCGCCGTTGCCGAAGGCATCGTGCCTGGCGGCGGCACCGCCTACATCCGCTGCATCCCCGCTCTTGACGACATCGAGGCTTCCGAAGAAGAAATGGCCGGTGTGAACATCATCCGCCGCGCCGTGGAAGAACCTCTGCGTCAGATTGCCGCCAACGCCGGTTTCGAAGGCTCCGTAGTGGTGGAAAAGGTGCGCGAAGGCAAGGACGGCTTCGGCTTCAACGCCGCTACCGGCGAATATGAAGACCTTCTGGCTGCTGGTATCATCGACCCCAAGCAGGTTTCCCGTTTCGCGCTTCAGCACGCCTCTTCCGTGGCCGCCCTGCTGCTGACCACCGAATGCGCCATTGCTGAACTGCCCAAGCCCGAGCCTGCGGCTCCCGCTGCTCCCATGGGCGGCGGCATGGGCGGCATGTACTAA
- the groES gene encoding co-chaperone GroES — MKPLNDRVLVKRLESEEKTAGGLFIPDAAKEKPSKGEVVACGPGKLNEKGERVAMEVKPGDVVLFAKYAGTEIKVNGADHIIMREEDILAILD, encoded by the coding sequence ATGAAACCCCTGAATGATCGTGTGCTCGTGAAACGCCTTGAATCTGAAGAAAAGACCGCCGGCGGCCTTTTCATTCCCGATGCCGCCAAGGAAAAGCCCTCCAAGGGTGAAGTCGTGGCCTGCGGCCCCGGCAAGCTGAACGAGAAGGGTGAACGTGTCGCCATGGAAGTGAAGCCCGGCGACGTCGTGCTCTTCGCCAAGTATGCCGGTACCGAAATCAAGGTCAACGGCGCCGATCACATCATCATGCGCGAAGAAGATATCCTCGCCATCCTCGACTAA
- a CDS encoding carboxymuconolactone decarboxylase family protein: MNQPIEEPYLGETFPALEKTDPDLAAMRARLAREDAESFPDAKTSCLLTMAVLAALQTTGDMKRITEEALRAGATPVEIKETLYQCVPYIGFPRTEAALRPVNEALLASGVSLPVESCAAVTEENRFSRGLAVQKSIFGDAIDRMHSATPKDERRIMVDRLSAFCFGDIYTRGGLDLKKRELVTFCIISALGGCESQVKSHVQGNANVGNTRQDLVNALTLILPCIGFPRTLNALSCVNEVLPG, translated from the coding sequence ATGAACCAGCCCATTGAAGAACCGTACCTTGGGGAAACATTCCCTGCTCTGGAAAAGACCGATCCCGACCTTGCAGCCATGCGTGCGCGTCTTGCGCGGGAAGACGCGGAAAGCTTCCCGGATGCAAAAACCTCCTGTCTTCTCACCATGGCCGTGCTTGCCGCCCTTCAGACGACCGGAGACATGAAGCGCATCACGGAGGAAGCCCTCCGGGCCGGGGCGACGCCTGTGGAAATCAAGGAAACCCTGTATCAGTGCGTCCCCTACATCGGCTTTCCCCGAACGGAAGCCGCCCTTCGTCCCGTGAACGAGGCGCTTCTTGCCTCCGGCGTTTCCCTGCCCGTGGAAAGCTGTGCCGCGGTAACGGAGGAAAACCGCTTTTCCCGCGGACTTGCGGTGCAGAAATCCATTTTCGGGGATGCCATCGACCGGATGCATAGCGCAACGCCGAAAGACGAGAGACGCATCATGGTGGACCGGCTTTCCGCCTTCTGCTTCGGCGACATCTACACCCGCGGAGGACTCGACCTGAAAAAGCGGGAACTGGTCACCTTCTGCATCATCAGCGCTCTCGGCGGCTGCGAGTCGCAGGTGAAAAGTCATGTGCAGGGCAACGCGAACGTGGGCAACACCAGGCAGGATCTGGTGAATGCGCTTACGCTCATACTTCCCTGCATCGGATTTCCCCGTACGCTGAACGCGCTCTCGTGCGTCAATGAGGTTCTGCCCGGATAA
- a CDS encoding CBS domain-containing protein: protein MKTAADIMTTNPVTVTRDTTLRDAARLLLDGHFNGLPVVEEGRLIGMLTQSDLISLDKKLETPGYFLLLGGAIPMQMPGKFSRELRRMAASTVGEVMSSEPHAITPDTSVEEIATLMVEQRYYTLPVEENGRIVGVVGMEDLLKRLAAEE, encoded by the coding sequence ATGAAGACTGCCGCCGATATCATGACCACCAACCCCGTTACCGTCACGCGCGACACCACGCTGCGCGACGCGGCAAGACTCCTGCTCGACGGGCATTTCAACGGCCTGCCTGTTGTGGAAGAAGGCCGGCTCATCGGTATGCTCACGCAGTCCGACCTCATTTCTCTGGACAAAAAGCTGGAAACTCCGGGCTACTTTCTGCTGCTCGGCGGAGCCATTCCCATGCAGATGCCGGGCAAGTTCTCCCGCGAGCTGCGCCGTATGGCCGCGAGCACCGTGGGCGAAGTCATGAGTTCCGAACCGCACGCCATCACGCCCGACACTTCGGTGGAAGAAATAGCCACGCTCATGGTGGAGCAGCGTTACTACACGCTGCCCGTGGAGGAAAACGGGCGTATCGTGGGTGTTGTGGGCATGGAGGATCTGCTCAAGAGGCTCGCCGCTGAAGAATGA
- a CDS encoding M48 family metallopeptidase, producing MLNRVCRSRKSDSRRIREEKTLVLPGTDLSFLFQRDGCRTLRIAVKADGSVRVKAPSRLALKEVFSFLHARLDWVRAKQDFFAAHRGAPSEFCEGGIIFYLGRPFTIRLMPAGKHVPARLAGRQLHLPLPPGRENDVSAVEKAFRLWRLTAAKHMLGRRLARMEQRARLLLGDEAAPASLTVRSLKRRWGSCTVRGDITLAAQLIALPLPLVDYVICHELCHLRQMNHGPAFHRLLLRLLPDAREREGRIHVWALEHPR from the coding sequence ATGCTGAACCGTGTATGCCGCTCCCGGAAAAGCGATTCCCGACGAATCCGGGAAGAAAAAACTCTCGTTCTGCCCGGCACGGACCTGAGCTTTCTTTTTCAGCGCGACGGATGCCGCACCCTGCGCATCGCCGTGAAGGCCGACGGCTCGGTACGGGTGAAGGCGCCTTCACGCCTTGCGCTGAAGGAAGTCTTCTCCTTTCTCCATGCGCGCCTTGACTGGGTGCGGGCCAAGCAGGACTTTTTCGCCGCCCACAGGGGCGCGCCTTCCGAATTTTGCGAAGGCGGCATCATCTTCTACCTAGGCAGGCCCTTCACGATCCGCCTCATGCCTGCCGGAAAACATGTCCCGGCGCGCCTCGCGGGCAGACAACTGCATCTTCCGCTTCCCCCAGGACGGGAAAACGACGTCAGCGCCGTGGAAAAAGCCTTCCGCCTCTGGCGGCTGACTGCGGCAAAACACATGCTCGGCCGCCGTCTCGCGCGCATGGAGCAGCGCGCCCGCCTCCTTCTCGGAGACGAAGCCGCCCCGGCATCCCTCACGGTACGCTCTCTGAAACGGCGCTGGGGGAGCTGCACCGTCCGGGGCGACATCACCCTCGCCGCGCAGCTCATCGCCCTGCCGCTGCCCCTCGTCGACTACGTCATCTGTCATGAACTGTGCCACCTCAGACAGATGAACCACGGCCCCGCCTTCCACAGACTGCTTCTGCGCCTGCTGCCCGATGCAAGGGAACGCGAAGGCCGCATCCATGTCTGGGCGCTGGAACATCCCCGCTGA
- the pgm gene encoding phosphoglucomutase (alpha-D-glucose-1,6-bisphosphate-dependent) codes for MALDPQAGKLPRPDQLTDIPVLISSYYTCEPSPDVAEQAVSFGTSGHRGSSLRTSFNEAHILAVTQAVCDVRKAEGITGPLFLGKDTHALSEPAWRTALEVLAANGVVTMVQTGHGYTPTPAISHAILSWNRQSTATADGIVITPSHNPPQDGGFKYNPPHGGPADTGLTARIQDRANQLLEDGNRDVKRISLYKALRSGLVQDHDYVAAYVDDLRNVIDFAAIAKAGLKLGVNPLGGASLAYWAPIAEKYGLSIENTNNQYDPTFRFMPLDHDGKIRMDCSSPYAMAELLKLKDRFDIAFACDPDSDRHGIVTPEGLMNPNHYLSVVVDFLIRDSKDGFRKAWRQDAAIGKTVVTSSMLNRVAESHGRNVMEVPVGFKWFVPGLHSGTCCLGCEESAGASFLRADRLPWSTDKDGLILCLLAAEITAKTGRNPAELYHELEEKFGAPVYRRIDSPMTPEMKAAFKTISPDDVHMKELAGSPVKAVLTKAPGNNAPFGGLKIVTDDGWFAVRPSGTEPIYKLYMEDFKGEEHFQKMQEEAQAFLAGLAKA; via the coding sequence ATGGCTCTTGACCCTCAGGCGGGTAAACTCCCCCGCCCCGACCAGCTTACCGACATTCCCGTTCTCATTTCCTCCTACTACACCTGCGAGCCCTCCCCGGATGTGGCGGAGCAGGCCGTGAGCTTCGGCACGTCCGGGCATCGCGGTTCCTCCCTGCGCACCAGCTTCAATGAAGCCCACATTCTCGCCGTGACGCAGGCCGTGTGCGACGTACGCAAGGCCGAGGGCATTACCGGTCCTCTCTTCCTCGGCAAGGACACGCACGCCCTTTCCGAACCTGCATGGCGCACCGCTCTTGAAGTGCTGGCCGCCAACGGCGTGGTCACCATGGTGCAGACGGGCCACGGCTATACGCCCACGCCCGCCATTTCCCATGCCATTCTCAGCTGGAACCGCCAGTCCACGGCCACGGCGGACGGCATCGTCATCACGCCTTCCCACAATCCTCCGCAGGACGGCGGCTTCAAGTACAACCCGCCCCACGGCGGTCCGGCGGATACCGGTCTCACCGCCCGCATTCAGGACCGCGCCAACCAGCTTCTGGAAGACGGCAACAGGGACGTGAAGCGCATCAGCCTGTACAAGGCTCTGCGCTCCGGCCTGGTGCAGGATCACGACTATGTGGCCGCGTATGTGGACGACCTGCGCAACGTCATCGACTTTGCAGCCATCGCCAAAGCCGGCCTCAAGCTCGGCGTGAACCCCCTGGGCGGAGCAAGCCTGGCCTACTGGGCGCCCATCGCGGAGAAGTACGGCCTGAGCATCGAAAACACCAACAACCAGTACGACCCCACCTTCCGCTTCATGCCCCTCGACCACGACGGCAAGATCCGCATGGACTGCTCTTCCCCCTACGCCATGGCCGAACTGCTCAAGCTGAAGGACCGTTTCGACATCGCCTTTGCCTGCGACCCGGATTCCGACCGTCACGGCATCGTCACGCCCGAAGGACTCATGAACCCCAACCACTACCTCTCCGTGGTGGTGGACTTCCTCATCCGCGACAGCAAGGACGGATTCCGCAAGGCCTGGCGTCAGGACGCGGCCATCGGCAAGACCGTGGTGACCAGCTCCATGCTCAACCGAGTGGCCGAATCCCACGGCCGCAACGTCATGGAAGTTCCGGTGGGCTTCAAGTGGTTCGTGCCCGGCCTGCACTCCGGCACCTGCTGCCTCGGCTGCGAGGAAAGCGCGGGGGCTTCCTTCCTGCGGGCCGACCGTCTGCCCTGGAGCACCGACAAGGACGGGCTCATTCTCTGCCTGCTGGCCGCCGAAATCACGGCCAAAACCGGCAGAAACCCCGCCGAGCTCTACCATGAACTGGAAGAAAAGTTCGGCGCGCCCGTATACCGCCGCATCGACTCGCCCATGACGCCGGAAATGAAGGCCGCCTTCAAGACCATCTCTCCCGACGACGTGCACATGAAGGAACTGGCCGGTTCCCCGGTCAAGGCCGTGCTCACCAAAGCTCCGGGCAACAACGCTCCCTTCGGCGGCCTGAAGATCGTCACCGACGACGGCTGGTTCGCCGTCCGTCCTTCCGGTACGGAACCCATCTACAAGCTCTACATGGAAGACTTCAAGGGTGAAGAACACTTCCAGAAGATGCAGGAAGAAGCGCAGGCCTTCCTTGCCGGTCTCGCCAAAGCCTGA
- a CDS encoding carbon starvation protein A: MSSVVILLIGFACLFAGYVFYGAWLSKQWGVDETKPTPAHTMHDGVDYVPAKTPVLFGHHFSSIAGAGPINGPIQAAFFGWLPCFLWIIIGGIFFGAVHDYGALFASIRHKGESIGEVISQNIGVRAKRLFIVFAYLALLLVIAAFASIVAGTFNGFGPNGALIEANGSTATISMLFILMAVVFGFCVYRKNLPLSVCTVVGIIVLVACIVIGLKCPIYLSGTTWMFIIGVYILVASVTPVWILLQPRDYLSSFLLYAMIIAAVVGVFAANPTLSLPAFVGFEVNGQYLFPVLFVTIACGAISGFHSLISSGTTSKQLNSEKNAKIIGYGAMLVECVLAIISLITIGYIYSQAGADAFKMPPTAVFARGISEMLAVVGFSSPEAQKTAYGLLILSVSAFCLTSLDTATRLARYMFAEFWLNPGETPENVTDFRKVLCNKYFATGFTVIVGIAFGMGGWSKVWPLFGASNQLLAGLALLAVAAWLKNAARNHRMFIFPMVFMILVTLTSLALTFKDKLLVIASGQGDLFAAYLQAGLAAILFILAVFLVREALPVLTKKREA; this comes from the coding sequence TTGAGTTCCGTTGTCATTCTTCTTATCGGCTTCGCATGTCTTTTCGCGGGCTACGTGTTTTACGGCGCGTGGCTCTCGAAGCAGTGGGGCGTGGATGAGACGAAACCCACCCCCGCCCATACCATGCATGACGGGGTGGACTACGTTCCCGCCAAAACCCCCGTGCTCTTCGGCCATCACTTTTCTTCCATCGCCGGCGCCGGTCCCATCAACGGCCCCATCCAGGCCGCGTTCTTCGGCTGGCTGCCCTGCTTCCTGTGGATCATCATAGGCGGCATCTTCTTCGGCGCCGTGCATGACTACGGCGCGCTCTTCGCCTCCATCCGCCACAAGGGCGAATCCATCGGCGAAGTCATTTCCCAGAACATCGGCGTGCGCGCCAAGCGCCTGTTCATCGTGTTCGCCTACCTCGCCCTGCTGCTCGTCATCGCGGCCTTCGCCTCCATCGTGGCGGGCACCTTCAACGGCTTCGGCCCCAACGGCGCCCTCATCGAGGCCAACGGTTCCACCGCCACCATTTCCATGCTGTTCATCCTCATGGCCGTGGTATTCGGCTTCTGCGTGTACCGCAAGAACCTGCCCCTTTCCGTGTGCACCGTGGTGGGCATCATCGTGCTCGTGGCCTGCATCGTCATAGGCCTCAAGTGCCCCATCTATCTTTCCGGCACCACCTGGATGTTCATCATCGGCGTCTACATTCTCGTGGCCTCCGTCACCCCGGTGTGGATTCTGCTCCAGCCGCGCGACTACCTGAGCTCCTTCCTGCTCTATGCCATGATCATCGCGGCCGTGGTGGGCGTGTTCGCCGCCAACCCCACGCTGAGCCTGCCCGCCTTCGTCGGCTTTGAAGTGAACGGCCAGTACCTCTTCCCCGTGCTGTTCGTCACCATCGCCTGCGGCGCCATCTCGGGCTTCCACTCCCTCATCTCCTCCGGCACGACCTCCAAGCAGCTCAACAGCGAAAAGAACGCCAAGATCATCGGTTACGGCGCCATGCTCGTGGAATGCGTCCTGGCCATCATTTCGCTCATCACCATCGGCTACATCTACTCTCAGGCCGGAGCGGACGCCTTCAAGATGCCCCCTACCGCCGTCTTTGCGCGCGGCATCTCCGAAATGCTGGCCGTGGTGGGCTTCTCCAGCCCCGAGGCCCAGAAGACCGCCTACGGCCTGCTCATTCTGTCCGTGTCCGCCTTCTGCCTGACCTCCCTCGACACCGCCACCCGCCTCGCCCGCTACATGTTCGCCGAATTCTGGCTGAACCCCGGCGAAACCCCCGAAAACGTCACCGACTTCCGCAAGGTGCTCTGCAACAAGTACTTCGCCACCGGCTTCACCGTCATCGTGGGCATCGCCTTCGGCATGGGCGGCTGGTCCAAGGTGTGGCCGCTGTTCGGTGCTTCCAACCAGCTCCTCGCCGGTCTCGCCCTGCTGGCCGTGGCCGCCTGGCTCAAGAACGCAGCCCGCAATCACAGGATGTTCATCTTCCCCATGGTGTTCATGATCCTCGTGACGCTCACCTCTCTGGCCCTTACCTTCAAGGACAAGCTCCTTGTCATCGCCTCCGGTCAGGGCGACCTCTTCGCCGCCTACCTGCAGGCCGGCCTTGCCGCCATCCTGTTCATTCTCGCCGTCTTCCTCGTGCGTGAAGCGCTCCCCGTGCTCACCAAGAAGCGCGAAGCCTGA